The Solibacillus sp. FSL W7-1436 genome window below encodes:
- the arr gene encoding NAD(+)--rifampin ADP-ribosyltransferase, giving the protein MNDQADVLDRGPFFHGTKAELQIGDLLEPQYLSNYQEKKSNYIYFTATLEAAKWGAELAKSSSKERIYIVEPLGEFENDPNVTDKRFPGNPTRSYRSKSPLKIVAELGSWERHSNEVIDHMLASLKKLSDEGKNVIHD; this is encoded by the coding sequence ATGAATGATCAAGCGGATGTGTTAGACCGAGGTCCTTTTTTCCATGGTACGAAAGCAGAACTGCAAATTGGGGATTTATTAGAACCTCAATACTTATCGAACTACCAAGAGAAGAAATCGAATTATATTTATTTCACGGCAACATTGGAAGCTGCAAAATGGGGTGCTGAGTTAGCCAAGTCATCATCAAAAGAACGGATTTACATTGTCGAACCATTAGGTGAATTCGAAAATGACCCGAATGTTACTGACAAACGATTCCCTGGAAACCCAACACGCTCTTATCGTTCGAAATCTCCTTTGAAGATTGTAGCCGAATTAGGTTCATGGGAGCGACATTCCAATGAAGTCATCGATCATATGCTGGCGTCTTTAAAGAAATTGAGTGATGAAGGGAAAAATGTTATTCACGATTAG
- a CDS encoding DUF2075 domain-containing protein: MSAIEILAWPFKHESINRINNNEHYLNYPVIYVLNGNKEAYIGETVYFKSRMKAHLSARKNISQINLIKHEKFNRSATFHLETKLINYFLGDEKYTLQNKSKTASDFTHNYYDKSYYDQQLFKEIWQKLYEQKLVDHELHVIENKDIFKLSPFKELSIEQIELKEKVLEFCAKQVSANPEEYGSLLVIEGEAGVGKSVVLSSIFNTIQERAEEASSPLYQTENYLVVNHEEMFKTYKGIAKQVKHLKAKNFAKPTPLVNKLQKENKKADIIFVDEAHLLLTKPDTYNNFHGNNHLEELLKLAKVVVIIYDQNQVLKLKSLWGAATLEQLKKRSAYTEEYQLTNQFRMQANDEVINWINAFKNKQLLPLPHDENYEFKVFDTMKEMHDTIKMRNSEFGLSRVVSTFDYLHKKDGGTYYVNESNGEYKMPWNTTSTKYTWAEKPETVHEAGSIYTIQGFDLNYVGVVLGPSVQYDAGRDEIVIDPSKYMDKGAYSGTEGIADVNDAKEKIVLNSINILMKRGIKGLYIYASDDALRNKLLAGQNRDNR; encoded by the coding sequence TTGTCAGCAATTGAAATCCTGGCCTGGCCGTTCAAGCATGAAAGCATCAACCGGATTAACAACAACGAACACTATCTAAACTACCCGGTCATCTATGTGTTAAATGGCAATAAAGAAGCTTACATAGGGGAGACGGTGTATTTTAAAAGCCGGATGAAAGCCCATTTAAGTGCCCGGAAAAACATCAGTCAGATTAATCTCATCAAGCATGAGAAATTCAATCGATCGGCAACTTTCCATTTAGAAACGAAGCTGATCAATTATTTTCTTGGTGATGAAAAATATACCCTGCAAAACAAAAGTAAAACGGCAAGCGATTTTACGCACAATTATTACGACAAGTCGTATTATGATCAGCAGTTGTTTAAAGAAATCTGGCAGAAGCTGTACGAGCAGAAGCTGGTCGATCATGAACTGCATGTCATCGAAAACAAAGATATTTTTAAACTGTCGCCGTTTAAGGAACTGTCGATCGAGCAGATTGAACTGAAAGAGAAGGTACTCGAGTTTTGTGCGAAACAAGTAAGTGCCAATCCTGAAGAATACGGCAGTTTACTGGTCATTGAAGGGGAAGCGGGCGTAGGGAAAAGCGTTGTGCTAAGTTCGATTTTCAACACGATTCAGGAACGGGCGGAAGAAGCTTCGTCACCGCTTTATCAGACGGAAAATTACTTGGTCGTCAATCACGAAGAAATGTTCAAAACATATAAAGGGATTGCGAAACAGGTGAAGCATTTAAAGGCAAAAAACTTTGCGAAGCCGACTCCATTAGTGAACAAGCTCCAAAAAGAAAATAAAAAAGCGGACATCATTTTTGTGGATGAAGCGCATTTACTACTTACAAAACCCGATACGTATAATAACTTTCACGGCAACAATCACTTGGAAGAGCTGTTAAAGCTGGCAAAAGTCGTCGTCATTATTTACGACCAAAATCAGGTGCTGAAACTGAAGAGTCTGTGGGGTGCGGCAACGCTTGAACAATTAAAGAAGCGAAGCGCGTACACTGAAGAATATCAGTTGACGAACCAGTTCCGGATGCAGGCAAATGATGAGGTCATCAATTGGATCAATGCATTCAAAAACAAGCAGCTGCTGCCGTTGCCCCATGATGAAAACTATGAATTCAAAGTGTTCGATACGATGAAGGAAATGCATGACACAATAAAGATGCGGAACAGTGAATTCGGACTTAGCCGGGTCGTTTCAACATTTGATTATTTGCATAAAAAAGATGGCGGGACGTATTATGTGAACGAATCCAATGGTGAATACAAAATGCCTTGGAATACGACGAGTACGAAATATACGTGGGCGGAAAAGCCGGAAACGGTGCATGAAGCGGGCTCCATCTATACGATTCAAGGGTTTGATTTGAATTACGTCGGCGTTGTGCTCGGACCGTCTGTTCAATATGATGCGGGGCGGGACGAAATTGTCATAGACCCGAGCAAGTATATGGATAAAGGCGCCTATTCAGGCACGGAAGGCATTGCCGATGTGAACGATGCCAAGGAAAAGATTGTGCTGAACTCGATTAATATTTTAATGAAGCGCGGCATTAAAGGGCTCTACATTTACGCTAGTGATGATGCATTACGAAATAAGTTGTTGGCCGGTCAAAATCGGGACAATAGGTAA
- a CDS encoding nuclease-related domain-containing protein codes for MLVFSLFSYIVFGIIFVAGMICLAYLPQLKGYVGERRIQKLLKSLGEDVKVYNDLYVPKKNGEMTQIDHVLLLPNGIFVIETKNYTGWIFGSEGQRNWTQTIYKKKSRFYNPVMQNNTHIKALQNYLNMDVPMHSIIVFSNAATFKFKEPFQQAHVIQTKHLIRTIKQFTTQEIPGEQLNRISQKLHILIPETKQQKQEIKKRHLEHVKEIAKPKPAKKKMSKVKVEPITAGPVIVEPVSVGTDAICPKCGSNLVVRNGKRGSF; via the coding sequence ATGTTAGTTTTCAGTTTATTTTCATACATAGTGTTCGGTATTATTTTTGTAGCAGGAATGATTTGTCTAGCCTATTTACCACAGCTGAAAGGATATGTTGGGGAACGGCGTATTCAAAAGTTACTGAAAAGTTTAGGGGAGGACGTGAAGGTTTATAATGATTTGTATGTCCCGAAAAAGAATGGGGAAATGACGCAGATCGATCATGTGTTACTTTTGCCGAATGGCATTTTTGTGATTGAGACGAAAAATTATACGGGATGGATTTTTGGTAGTGAGGGCCAAAGAAACTGGACTCAAACAATTTATAAGAAAAAATCACGCTTCTACAATCCGGTCATGCAAAATAATACGCATATTAAAGCATTGCAAAATTACTTGAATATGGATGTGCCGATGCATTCAATTATCGTTTTTTCGAATGCGGCAACATTCAAATTTAAAGAGCCTTTTCAACAAGCGCATGTTATTCAAACAAAACACTTAATACGTACAATTAAACAGTTTACAACACAGGAAATCCCAGGAGAACAGCTTAACAGAATTTCGCAGAAGCTCCATATACTCATTCCTGAAACGAAACAGCAAAAGCAGGAAATTAAAAAACGCCATCTGGAGCATGTAAAAGAGATTGCCAAACCTAAGCCTGCAAAGAAAAAAATGAGTAAAGTGAAGGTCGAACCCATTACTGCAGGACCGGTTATTGTCGAGCCTGTTAGTGTTGGTACAGATGCTATCTGTCCGAAATGCGGCAGTAATCTGGTAGTACGCAATGGTAAGCGGGGCTCATTTTAG
- a CDS encoding CitMHS family transporter — MLSIIGIITILVIVALLISGRVSPIVAMVLPPVVAMFVAGYSFDDLGVFFDDGISSVISVAIMFIFAIIFFGIMQDVGLFEPIINKMVALSKGNVVLVAIVTVIVAVIAQLDGSGASTFLISITALLPLYVRLGMNPYLLLLLVGGSAAIINMIPWGGPLGRVASVLETDVTELWHPLIKIQVIGVVLMLLLAVFMGFREKRLIAKRAQTGETLKFDLSNSILNAETDETLKRPKLIWANAILAIVVLAVLMSGLLPAGLAFLIGVAIALPLNYRTPKEQMGRIQAHASNALTMASIIIAAGLFLGILNGTGMLTAIANNAVNILPSFLAQYLHIIIGVLGVPFDLLLSTDAYYFALFPVVDQIGLTYGIDSLSTAYAMIIGNIVGTFVSPLAPAVWLALGLSGLEMGKHLKFSFFWMWGLSITLLIIAVLIGVVQI, encoded by the coding sequence ATGTTAAGTATTATTGGTATTATTACGATTCTAGTTATCGTCGCGCTATTAATCAGCGGACGTGTATCACCAATTGTTGCAATGGTTCTTCCGCCAGTAGTGGCGATGTTTGTTGCAGGCTATTCGTTTGATGATTTAGGGGTATTTTTCGATGATGGAATTAGTTCTGTAATCAGTGTTGCCATCATGTTTATTTTTGCGATTATCTTCTTCGGGATTATGCAGGATGTCGGTTTATTCGAACCAATCATCAATAAAATGGTAGCGCTCTCAAAAGGGAATGTTGTGCTTGTCGCAATCGTTACGGTAATTGTCGCGGTTATTGCACAGCTTGACGGTTCAGGTGCTTCTACCTTCTTAATTTCAATTACGGCATTATTGCCACTATATGTTCGACTTGGCATGAATCCGTATTTACTTTTACTATTAGTCGGCGGATCTGCGGCGATTATCAATATGATTCCATGGGGCGGGCCATTAGGGCGAGTTGCTTCCGTTCTTGAAACAGATGTAACTGAACTATGGCATCCGTTAATTAAAATTCAGGTCATCGGTGTTGTGCTGATGCTGTTACTTGCGGTCTTTATGGGCTTCCGTGAAAAACGTCTGATTGCGAAACGAGCGCAAACAGGAGAAACATTAAAATTTGATTTAAGCAACAGTATTTTAAATGCTGAAACAGATGAAACGTTAAAACGACCAAAACTTATTTGGGCAAATGCGATTTTAGCTATTGTTGTTCTTGCTGTATTAATGTCAGGACTTTTACCAGCTGGCTTAGCGTTCCTAATCGGTGTCGCAATCGCTTTACCGTTGAACTACCGTACACCGAAAGAGCAGATGGGACGTATTCAGGCACACGCATCGAACGCGCTAACAATGGCTTCGATCATTATTGCTGCGGGTCTGTTTTTAGGGATTTTAAACGGGACAGGCATGCTAACGGCCATTGCCAATAATGCCGTAAATATTTTACCAAGCTTTTTAGCACAGTACTTACATATTATTATTGGGGTACTTGGTGTACCGTTTGACTTGCTGTTAAGTACGGATGCGTATTACTTCGCGTTGTTCCCGGTTGTTGACCAAATCGGTTTAACATACGGCATCGATTCATTATCGACAGCGTATGCAATGATCATCGGTAACATCGTCGGCACATTCGTATCACCACTTGCACCAGCAGTTTGGTTGGCACTTGGTCTATCAGGTCTGGAAATGGGTAAACACTTGAAGTTCTCATTCTTCTGGATGTGGGGATTAAGTATTACACTACTGATCATTGCGGTTTTAATAGGTGTTGTACAAATATAG
- a CDS encoding response regulator, whose translation MDIWLLEDDFRIAAIHAEYIKAIQPDAQVQQFLTGASLKEALLNQTPPAVLLMDLYIPDVTGYELVAYVRSQFPEVRIIMVTAASERAHVEALYTYGVFDYIVKPFDEARLQKSFQQFHLLQSALQKKTHFSQQDLDTLFYRQNHSAATEKALPKGIDTFTLEQVIHLFKEQKYTKLTATQLSEVIGTSRSTARRYLEYLVEMNILETKLLYGTVGRPERNYVLRETYEQN comes from the coding sequence ATGGATATTTGGTTACTGGAAGACGATTTTCGTATTGCGGCGATTCATGCCGAGTATATTAAAGCGATTCAGCCGGATGCACAAGTACAGCAATTTCTAACAGGGGCTTCATTAAAAGAAGCGCTCCTGAATCAAACACCACCAGCTGTTCTGCTGATGGATTTATATATTCCGGATGTTACAGGCTATGAACTCGTAGCGTATGTTCGGTCGCAGTTTCCGGAAGTCCGCATTATTATGGTGACGGCAGCATCGGAGCGTGCGCATGTGGAAGCATTGTATACATATGGGGTATTCGACTATATTGTAAAACCGTTTGATGAAGCGCGTTTGCAAAAATCATTCCAGCAGTTTCATCTATTGCAATCGGCATTGCAAAAGAAAACACATTTCTCGCAGCAAGACTTGGATACGCTGTTTTACCGGCAAAACCATTCGGCGGCGACTGAAAAGGCACTGCCGAAAGGGATTGATACCTTTACGCTCGAACAGGTCATTCACTTATTTAAGGAACAAAAGTACACAAAGTTGACGGCGACACAGTTAAGCGAAGTCATTGGGACAAGCCGCTCAACAGCCCGACGCTATTTGGAATACTTAGTGGAAATGAACATCTTGGAGACGAAACTGCTTTACGGAACAGTCGGTCGTCCGGAACGAAATTATGTCCTCCGTGAAACTTATGAACAAAATTAG
- a CDS encoding ATP-binding protein translates to MIARLKQSLTIRLLITISGIVFTICVLFLLLINHYLDESILEEMGEKALTSAYLIAERPDITAAFSAEDPSSVLQPIAENIRKQTGASFIVIGNEQGIRYTHPNTEKIGLSMVGGDNDSALINKESIVSLTTGSMGESIRGKVPVLIDGNVVGVVSVGFLTKDIQRTIDTAFFGWLQITLLLAVFGIVCGVLLSLYVKDQLLGMQPAQIAKLYSAYHTILEETTDGVILTTLNNEVVISNSRAKELLTPLAEGISLHTLLPEQLFKEEVIRALEIPLQQQEMIITKTPLKHEKQLGYLYILRAKLEYETVINELTLVKQQARMQRAKTHEFANKLHVLLGLLKQSHIDEAIAFIRQEQQDSTQQQQALSTQPSILLQALLEGKISEAKERGIKITIETEDVLIDYNDEEVDALLTALGNVLQNAMDALDKINKQDKQIKLFIHQYRHELIIEVHDNGPGIDEDTANQIFTLGFTTKDGYDRGYGLAISEQALEKVGGSLLIEESDLGGACFLIILQRK, encoded by the coding sequence ATGATAGCCCGCCTAAAACAATCCTTAACAATCCGTCTTCTCATCACAATCAGCGGGATCGTTTTTACGATCTGTGTGCTGTTTTTGTTGTTGATCAATCATTATCTGGATGAATCGATACTTGAGGAGATGGGGGAAAAGGCGTTAACGAGTGCATACTTGATTGCCGAGCGGCCGGATATCACTGCTGCTTTTTCTGCGGAAGATCCGTCATCCGTTCTTCAGCCGATTGCAGAAAATATTCGAAAGCAGACCGGCGCGAGCTTTATCGTCATAGGGAATGAACAAGGGATTCGCTATACGCACCCGAACACTGAAAAGATTGGCCTGTCGATGGTCGGGGGGGATAATGATTCGGCGCTTATTAACAAAGAATCCATCGTTTCACTAACAACGGGTTCAATGGGTGAATCGATTCGCGGGAAAGTACCGGTTTTAATTGACGGCAATGTTGTCGGTGTTGTCTCGGTCGGATTTTTAACAAAAGATATACAGAGGACGATTGATACCGCCTTTTTCGGTTGGCTTCAAATCACACTCCTGCTCGCGGTTTTCGGGATTGTCTGTGGGGTGCTGTTATCGCTTTATGTAAAAGATCAGCTGCTCGGTATGCAGCCGGCGCAAATTGCCAAGCTTTATTCGGCTTATCATACAATACTCGAAGAAACGACGGACGGGGTCATCTTAACGACATTGAATAATGAAGTGGTGATTTCGAATTCTCGTGCAAAGGAACTCCTGACACCACTGGCAGAAGGGATTTCATTACATACGCTGCTCCCTGAACAGCTGTTTAAAGAAGAGGTCATTCGGGCTCTGGAAATTCCGTTGCAGCAGCAGGAGATGATTATTACAAAAACGCCATTGAAACATGAGAAGCAGCTCGGTTATTTATATATTTTGCGGGCCAAGCTTGAATATGAAACGGTCATTAACGAACTGACACTGGTGAAGCAGCAGGCGCGGATGCAGCGGGCAAAAACACATGAATTTGCGAATAAGCTGCATGTTCTTTTAGGTTTGTTAAAGCAGTCCCATATTGATGAGGCGATTGCATTTATCAGGCAGGAGCAGCAGGACTCAACCCAGCAGCAGCAGGCACTTTCAACCCAGCCCTCGATATTGCTGCAGGCGTTGCTCGAAGGGAAAATTTCGGAAGCGAAAGAGCGCGGCATTAAAATTACGATCGAAACAGAGGACGTTTTAATCGATTATAATGATGAAGAAGTGGATGCATTATTGACCGCATTAGGGAATGTTCTGCAAAACGCAATGGATGCTTTGGACAAAATAAATAAACAAGACAAGCAAATTAAGCTGTTTATTCATCAATACCGTCATGAGCTGATAATTGAGGTGCATGACAATGGACCGGGCATCGATGAAGACACGGCAAATCAGATTTTTACTCTCGGATTCACGACAAAGGACGGCTATGATCGGGGGTACGGCCTGGCAATCAGTGAACAGGCACTTGAAAAAGTTGGTGGCTCACTGTTAATAGAAGAAAGCGATCTAGGCGGGGCCTGCTTTTTAATCATTTTACAAAGGAAGTGA
- a CDS encoding YunC family protein, whose translation MVYTETIDLQGHLFTAVTVNLPKTTLLTISNEHGYIMCGALDVGLLNEKLADRKIIAGRAVGVRTIDDLLKAPLESVTYEARARGIEEGMIGEEALLKMI comes from the coding sequence ATCGTCTATACGGAAACGATTGATCTTCAAGGTCATTTATTTACTGCTGTAACGGTTAATTTGCCTAAGACAACGTTGCTGACAATTTCGAATGAGCATGGGTACATTATGTGTGGGGCCCTCGATGTTGGACTGTTAAACGAAAAGTTGGCCGATCGCAAAATCATTGCAGGCCGTGCAGTTGGTGTTCGAACGATCGATGACTTACTGAAAGCTCCACTGGAATCCGTCACATACGAAGCGAGAGCACGCGGTATTGAAGAAGGTATGATTGGTGAAGAAGCGTTATTAAAAATGATTTAA
- the cobT gene encoding nicotinate-nucleotide--dimethylbenzimidazole phosphoribosyltransferase, producing MKLLQQTLEQIQEIDRQMEAAARQYIDSLAKPPQSLGKLESLAMQIATITGELAPKIDHKAMIVMAADHGVYEEGVTPNPQSTTVFQTLSFPKGTTGMCTIAKVTNAQVIPVDIGVKEDLPQDAGVIIKKVKYGTDNMAKGPAMTREEAIRAIEVGIEVATEAIQSGVNLIGTGEMGIGNTTPSAAVLSVLHDCDPLEVTGFGAGVGAGGIEYKAEVIRKAIALNKPNADDPIDVVAKVGGLEICGMAGIFLAAAANRVPVVVDGYISTVSALIAYKLNPNVKAYLIPSHLSEEPGAKIAAELLGLEPMLHMNMRLGEGSGAALAFPILDAACSMITNMVTLEEAAALIVAK from the coding sequence ATGAAATTACTACAGCAGACACTTGAACAAATTCAGGAAATCGACCGACAAATGGAAGCAGCCGCACGACAGTACATAGACTCTTTAGCCAAACCGCCGCAAAGTTTAGGAAAGCTCGAATCATTGGCAATGCAGATCGCCACAATTACCGGGGAGCTTGCGCCGAAAATCGATCACAAAGCGATGATCGTCATGGCAGCGGACCACGGTGTGTATGAGGAAGGGGTAACACCGAACCCGCAAAGTACAACGGTTTTCCAAACACTATCGTTTCCGAAAGGGACGACAGGGATGTGTACGATTGCCAAAGTTACGAATGCACAAGTCATCCCGGTGGATATCGGTGTAAAAGAAGACTTGCCTCAAGATGCCGGGGTCATCATTAAAAAGGTGAAATACGGGACAGACAATATGGCAAAAGGACCTGCGATGACGCGTGAAGAAGCGATCCGAGCGATTGAAGTCGGGATTGAAGTCGCAACAGAAGCCATTCAAAGCGGTGTCAATCTAATCGGTACAGGGGAAATGGGCATTGGAAATACGACACCGAGTGCTGCGGTGCTTTCGGTACTTCACGACTGTGATCCGCTGGAAGTAACGGGTTTTGGAGCTGGTGTCGGGGCTGGCGGCATCGAATATAAAGCCGAAGTTATCCGAAAAGCGATTGCATTGAATAAGCCGAATGCGGATGACCCGATTGATGTTGTGGCAAAAGTAGGCGGGCTGGAGATTTGCGGGATGGCGGGAATTTTCCTTGCAGCTGCAGCGAATCGTGTGCCGGTCGTAGTTGATGGGTATATTTCAACAGTTTCGGCATTGATCGCCTATAAATTGAATCCGAATGTGAAAGCGTATTTGATTCCATCGCATTTATCGGAAGAGCCGGGCGCAAAAATCGCGGCCGAACTTTTAGGACTGGAACCGATGCTGCATATGAATATGCGGCTTGGGGAAGGATCTGGTGCTGCACTGGCGTTCCCGATTCTTGATGCGGCGTGTTCGATGATTACGAATATGGTCACACTGGAAGAAGCGGCAGCGCTTATAGTAGCGAAGTAG
- a CDS encoding MBL fold metallo-hydrolase, with product MRERFSNLDEDDRLGTFKDVLKWQRSKQKKIVDYEVPQCEDKQVAFLQSNRSEQTVTWIGHSTFLIQKEGLNILTDPVWANWMGVAKRLTKPGLQLDELPDIDIVLISHAHYDHLHVPTLKALKKRNPDLLFLIPEGLGYLMKRHKLRNFTELSWYDKHEAGTLEIHFVPAKHWTRRMPWDTNTSHWGGFVLQTASDAQSIYYAGDSGYFRGFKEIGERFNIYTALMPIGAYEPEWFMHASHVTPEEAIQAFCDVGAKVFIPMHYGAYMLADDTPKEAIDRLHVHWQRASLEDVELKMLTIGETYK from the coding sequence ATGAGAGAACGCTTTTCAAATTTAGACGAAGATGATCGACTCGGAACATTTAAGGATGTCCTGAAATGGCAGCGATCAAAACAAAAGAAGATCGTTGATTACGAAGTACCGCAGTGTGAAGATAAGCAGGTTGCGTTTTTACAAAGTAACCGCTCGGAGCAAACTGTTACGTGGATTGGCCACTCGACATTTTTAATTCAAAAAGAAGGGCTTAATATTTTAACGGATCCGGTTTGGGCAAATTGGATGGGCGTGGCGAAACGGTTAACGAAGCCGGGTTTGCAGTTAGATGAGCTGCCGGATATTGATATCGTACTTATCTCGCATGCGCATTACGATCACCTGCACGTACCGACGTTAAAGGCATTGAAAAAACGAAACCCGGATTTATTATTTCTCATTCCGGAAGGGCTCGGTTATTTGATGAAGCGTCATAAGCTACGCAACTTTACCGAGCTATCATGGTATGACAAGCATGAGGCAGGGACGCTTGAAATTCATTTCGTTCCCGCGAAGCATTGGACAAGACGCATGCCGTGGGACACGAATACATCGCATTGGGGCGGCTTCGTATTGCAAACGGCATCGGATGCGCAAAGTATTTATTATGCCGGAGATAGCGGGTATTTTAGAGGCTTCAAAGAAATCGGCGAACGCTTCAATATCTATACAGCATTAATGCCGATCGGTGCATACGAGCCGGAATGGTTTATGCATGCCTCTCACGTGACACCGGAAGAAGCGATCCAGGCGTTCTGTGATGTCGGGGCAAAAGTGTTTATTCCAATGCATTACGGTGCGTATATGCTGGCGGACGATACACCGAAAGAAGCGATTGACCGGCTGCATGTTCATTGGCAGCGAGCGAGTTTAGAAGATGTGGAGTTGAAAATGTTGACGATTGGGGAGACGTATAAATAG
- a CDS encoding 4-aminobutyrate aminotransferase, whose protein sequence is MDDMMGFSVVGIIIACLIYALIKQVIETKHSGSGVGSRMIRKQLVRKNIVMTIALLGILVFYTLNIVSVIASFIPVSNSLTVLGTWLSFVVYFYARIVMKPKQVDHSRNLYN, encoded by the coding sequence ATGGATGATATGATGGGGTTTTCAGTAGTTGGAATTATAATTGCTTGTTTAATTTATGCTTTAATTAAACAAGTTATAGAGACAAAGCACAGCGGTAGCGGCGTGGGCAGTCGGATGATTCGTAAACAATTAGTAAGAAAAAATATAGTGATGACAATTGCGTTACTTGGGATTCTAGTATTTTACACGTTAAATATTGTGAGCGTGATCGCTTCCTTTATCCCGGTATCAAACAGCTTGACTGTACTCGGGACTTGGTTGAGTTTTGTTGTATATTTTTATGCAAGGATAGTAATGAAACCAAAGCAGGTTGATCACAGTAGGAATTTATATAATTAA
- a CDS encoding GntP family permease: protein MEMIGPLGIVIAIIFIILIAMKGYNILYIAPIASIIVILTNQMDFFSSLIGKENSYMTGLTGFVVNFFAVFLLGSILAKYMEQSGAAQSIAQKVLSYTGTEKPFSVLVAIFLISSILTFGGISLFVVLFVIIPLARPLFKELNIAWNLIVIPVYIGIGTFTMTMLPGTPSIQNVVPIPYLGTTLTAAPLLGIIGSVVAVTFGLWYMRYTLNKSLANGETYAQFNADDQSTSELKEKTPSFIMSILPILLLMVVNLTGSALEIPNTILIGLGLAVIACAICYHKYIPSQKVVLNEGGQSSINPIFLTSSAVAFGIVVTTAPGFKFISDLILGIPGDPLVSLSVAAGALSGITGSSSGALGIVMEVFAKTYLAMGVSPEAMHRVGAIASSALTIMPHTGVVLSLLALTGLTHKNSFKYQFISMTFANIFALIAVIIAAILIY, encoded by the coding sequence ATGGAAATGATCGGACCTTTAGGTATAGTAATAGCGATTATCTTTATCATATTGATAGCTATGAAAGGATATAACATTCTTTATATCGCACCGATAGCATCAATTATTGTAATTTTAACAAACCAAATGGACTTCTTCTCTTCTCTAATCGGCAAAGAGAATTCATATATGACAGGTTTGACAGGATTTGTTGTGAACTTTTTTGCAGTGTTTTTACTTGGTTCAATTTTGGCCAAGTATATGGAACAGAGTGGGGCTGCTCAATCTATTGCCCAAAAAGTATTATCATATACTGGAACAGAAAAGCCGTTTTCTGTGTTAGTAGCAATTTTCTTAATAAGTTCAATTCTTACATTCGGTGGTATAAGTTTATTTGTAGTGTTATTCGTTATTATTCCACTAGCAAGACCCTTATTTAAAGAATTAAATATTGCTTGGAATTTAATTGTCATCCCTGTTTACATAGGAATTGGTACATTCACAATGACCATGTTACCGGGAACACCTTCTATTCAAAATGTTGTACCAATCCCATATTTGGGGACAACTTTGACGGCGGCACCTCTTTTAGGGATTATCGGTTCTGTAGTAGCTGTAACATTCGGATTATGGTATATGAGATATACATTAAATAAGAGTCTTGCGAATGGGGAAACATATGCCCAATTTAACGCAGATGATCAATCTACAAGTGAGTTAAAAGAGAAGACTCCTTCATTTATTATGAGTATTCTCCCGATTTTGCTACTTATGGTAGTGAATTTAACAGGAAGTGCATTGGAAATTCCAAATACAATTTTAATCGGTTTAGGATTAGCGGTAATTGCATGTGCTATTTGCTACCACAAGTATATTCCTTCTCAAAAGGTAGTCTTGAATGAGGGGGGGCAAAGTTCAATTAATCCAATTTTCCTTACTTCATCAGCAGTAGCGTTTGGGATTGTTGTAACAACAGCACCGGGCTTTAAATTTATTTCTGATTTAATATTAGGTATTCCTGGTGACCCGCTTGTTAGCTTATCGGTTGCGGCCGGTGCACTATCAGGAATTACAGGATCATCATCAGGAGCATTAGGTATTGTAATGGAAGTGTTTGCGAAAACTTATTTAGCGATGGGTGTGAGCCCTGAAGCAATGCACCGTGTAGGGGCAATTGCATCTTCCGCATTAACGATTATGCCGCACACTGGTGTTGTTTTATCATTGTTGGCACTTACAGGATTAACGCACAAAAACAGTTTCAAGTACCAGTTCATTAGTATGACATTTGCAAACATATTTGCTCTGATAGCGGTAATTATTGCAGCTATTTTAATCTATTAA